From the Solanum lycopersicum chromosome 10, SLM_r2.1 genome, one window contains:
- the LOC101247078 gene encoding 2-hydroxyisoflavanone dehydratase, giving the protein MVSLPTDEIAHDFPPFFRVYKDGRVERFHNYVYVHPSDNFNTGVRSKDVNNNSARLYLPKITEKEQKFPLLIYIHGGGFSIESAFSSGHDKYLHSIVTKANVVAISIDYRLAPEHLLPTCYDDSWSVIRWTSLHVEMCDHLILTEETVMEPWLKDHVDFSRVFLAGESAGANIVHDMVVRASASEKPLGDGFKIAGIALIHPFFGNDEVDEYCSFIFPECEGLDDPRLNPAAHLRLLSSLICRKVMVFTAEKDFLRERSLTYYDALKKSGWNGEVEIMETQGEDHVFHLLEPNCEKAALLMKRLVEFFNEKI; this is encoded by the coding sequence ATGGTTTCATTGCCAACAGATGAAATAGCCCATGATTTTCCCCCTTTCTTTCGTGTCTACAAAGATGGCAGAGTCGAAAGATTTCATAACTATGTCTATGTTCATCCATCAGATAATTTCAATACTGGAGTTCGATCTAAAGATGTCAATAACAATTCAGCTCGCCTTTATCTTCCCAAAATAACCgaaaaagaacaaaagtttCCTCTCCTTATATACATCCATGGTGGAGGTTTTTCAATAGAATCAGCTTTTTCATCAGGGCATGATAAGTACCTACACTCTATAGTTActaaggccaatgtggttgcgatATCCATTGATTATAGACTAGCTCCAGAGCACCTTTTACCTACGTGTTATGATGATTCTTGGTCCGTCATTAGATGGACTTCTTTACATGTTGAAATGTGTGATCATCTTATATTAACAGAAGAAACAGTTATGGAGCCATGGCTCAAGGATCACGTAGATTTCTCACGTGTTTTCTTGGCTGGTGAGAGTGCGGGTGCAAATATTGTACATGACATGGTTGTTAGAGCAAGTGCTAGTGAAAAGCCACTAGGGGATGGTTTTAAGATTGCTGGAATAGCACTAATCCATCCATTTTTCGGTAACGATGAAGTTGATGAGTATTGTTCGTTTATTTTTCCAGAGTGTGAAGGACTTGATGATCCTAGGTTGAATCCAGCAGCTCATCTTAGGTTACTATCAAGTCTTATTTGTCGaaaggttatggtttttaccGCGGAGAAAGATTTTCTAAGAGAGAGGAGTTTGACTTATTATGATGCATTGAAGAAGAGTGGATGGAATGGTGAGGTTGAGATTATGGAGACACAAGGGGAGGATCATGTTTTTCATTTGCTTGAACCAAATTGTGAGAAGGCTGCTCTATTGATGAAAAGGCTAGTTGAGTTTTTTAATGAGAAGATTTGA
- the LOC778326 gene encoding ferredoxin--nitrite reductase, chloroplastic: MTSFSVKFSATSLPNSNRFSKLHATPPQTVAVPSYGAAEIAAERLEPRVEQRDGYWVVKDKFRQGINPAEKAKIEKEPMKLFTENGIEDLAKISLEEIEKSKLTKEDIDIRLKWLGLFHRRKHHYGRFMMRLKLPNGVTTSDQTRYLGSVIRKYGKDGCGDVTTRQNWQIRGVVLPDVPEILKGLDEVGLTSLQSGMDNVRNPVGNPLAGIDLHEIVDTRPYTNLLSQYVTANFRGNVDVTNLPRKWNVCVIGSHDLYEHPHINDLAYMPATKDGRFGFNLLVGGFFSPKRCAEAIPLDAWVPADDVVPVCKAILEAYRDLGTRGNRQKTRMMWLIDELGVEGFRAEVVKRMPQKKLDRESSEDLVLKQWERREYLGVHPQKQEGYSFVGLHIPVGRVQADDMDELARLADEYGSGELRLTVEQNIIIPNIENSKIDALLNEPLLKNRFSPDPPILMRNLVACTGNQFCGQAIIETKARSMKITEEVQRLVSVTQPVRMHWTGCPNTCGQVQVADIGFMGCLTRKEGKTVEGADVFLGGRIGSDSHLGEVYKKSVPCEDLVPIIVDLLINNFGAVPREREETEE; encoded by the exons ATGACTTCTTTTTCTGTTAAATTTTCAGCTACTTCACTTCCAAATTCTAATAGATTTTCCAAACTTCATGCTACTCCACCGCAGACGGTGGCGGTACCGTCGTACGGGGCGGCGGAGATAGCTGCTGAAAGACTAGAGCCTAGAGTTGAGCAAAGAGATGGGTATTGGGTAGTTAAGGATAAGTTCAGACAAGGCATAAATCCAGCTGAAAAGGCGAAGATTGAAAAGGAACCAATGAAACTATTCACTGAAAATGGTATCGAAGATCTTGCTAAGATCTCGCTTGAAGAGATCGAGAAATCAAAGCTAACTAAAGAAGATATTGATATTCGCCTCAAGTGGCTTGGACTCTTCCATCGGAGAAAACACCACT ATGGTCGATTCATGATGCGATTGAAGCTTCCAAATGGAGTAACGACGAGTGATCAAACTCGATATTTAGGTAGTGTGATTAGGAAATATGGGAAAGATGGATGTGGTGATGTGACTACAAGGCAAAATTGGCAGATTCGTGGGGTTGTGTTACCTGATGTGCCTGAGATTCTAAAGGGGCTTGATGAAGTTGGCTTGACTAGTCTGCAGAGTGGCATGGATAATGTTCGAAATCCGGTGGGGAATCCTCTCGCAGGGATTGATCTTCATGAAATTGTAGACACAAGGCCTTACACTAATTTGCTGTCCCAATATGTCACCGCCAATTTTCGTGGCAATGTGGATGTGACTAACTT GCCAAGGAAGTGGAATGTATGTGTAATAGGGTCACATGATCTTTATGAGCATCCGCATATCAATGATCTTGCGTATATGCCTGCAACCAAAGATGGACGATTTGGATTCAACCTGCTTGTGGGTGGATTCTTCAGTCCGAAGCGATGTGCAGAGGCAATTCCTCTTGATGCATGGGTTCCAGCTGATGATGTAGTCCCTGTTTGCAAAGCTATATTAGAAGCTTATAGAGATCTTGGTACCCGAGGGAACAGGCAGAAAACAAGAATGATGTGGTTAATTGACGAACTG GGTGTTGAAGGATTCAGGGCAGAAGTTGTGAAGAGAATGCCCCAAAAGAAGCTAGATAGAGAATCTTCAGAGGATTTGGTCCTGAAACAATGGGAAAGGAGAGAGTACCTTGGCGTGCATCCGCAGAAACAGGAAGGATACAGCTTTGTTGGTCTTCACATTCCGGTTGGTCGTGTCCAAGCAGATGACATGGACGAGCTAGCTCGTTTGGCTGATGAGTATGGTTCAGGAGAACTCCGGTTGACTGTTGAACAGAACATCATTATTCCCAACATCGAGAACTCAAAGATCGATGCATTACTCAATGAGCCTCTCCTAAAGAACAGATTTTCACCTGATCCACCTATTCTCATGAGAAATTTGGTGGCTTGTACTGGTAACCAATTCTGTGGGCAAGCAATAATCGAGACTAAAGCACGTTCAATGAAGATAACCGAGGAGGTTCAACGTCTAGTCTCTGTGACACAGCCAGTGAGGATGCACTGGACAGGTTGCCCAAATACATGTGGACAAGTTCAAGTTGCCGATATCGGATTCATGGGATGCCTGACTAGAAAGGAAGGCAAAACTGTTGAAGGTGCTGATGTTTTCTTGGGTGGCAGAATAGGGAGCGACTCGCATTTAGGAGAAGTTTATAAGAAGTCTGTACCATGTGAGGATTTGGTACCAATAATCGTCGACTTACTAATTAACAACTTTGGTGCTGTTccaagagaaagagaagaaacaGAGGAGTAA
- the LOC138338887 gene encoding uncharacterized protein: MATICVLIRHSGKWSDENCYVEYNIDGIVLKEYASYSDLVDVISVQWNVDLTKKCMKIKYTIEGDDTSMEIRNDMGVRLYVQLKKMNTQIGVYRCVSIYDIDIVYSGSGETSIESDVLQLEYNKESNSEDDPLAIVPAFGDQTVDAFDAENDLIITNRSQKEIMVDQIYMDKSTLKDVMEKYSIEKRFKFLVERSNSISYTLDGVHSDCRATSSLIGGIIAPKLRNHKRKYSPNDIKDDIKLDLGIDINYMLAWRSKEKALESIMGQPAASYGKLPGYLYTLDKTYPGSHIRMQKTPNDEFLYVFIALDAFIKGFDHCRPIVIVDASHLKSAYTGAFVSASTMDGAGNILPLTYGVIDSENDASWTWFFEQFK; the protein is encoded by the exons ATGGCAACAATCTGTGTTTTAATTCGCCATTCCGGAAAATGGAGCGATGAGAATTGTTATGTGGAATACAACATTGACGGGATTGTTTTGAAGGAATATGCTTCATATTCTGATTTAGTTGATGTGATTTCCGTACAATGGAACGTTGATCTTACAAAGAAGTGTATGAAGATTAAATACACTATCGAAGGTGACGACACGTCTATGGAAATACGTAACGACATGGGTGTGCGCCTATATGTtcagttgaaaaaaatgaatactcAAATTGGAGTATATAGGTGTGTTAGTATTTACGATATTGATATTGTATATTCTGGTTCTGGAGAAACTTCTATTGAAAGTGATGTGTTGCAACTTGAATACAATAAAGAATCAAATAGTGAGGATGATCCATTAGCAATTGTACCAGCATTTGGCGATCAAACAGTAGATGCATTTGATGCtgaaaatgatttaataatcactAACAGATCGCAAAAGGAGATAATGGTGGATCAGATATACATGGATAAGTCGACATTGAAAGATGTGATGGAAAAATATTCAATCGAAAAAAGGTTTAAATTCTTGGTGGAGAGGTCAAACTCTATTAG TTATACTCTT GATGGAGTGCATTCAGATTGTCGAGCAACAAGTTCGTTGATTGGAGGAATAATAGCACCTAAATTGAGGAATCATAAGAGGAAGTACAGTCCAAATGAtattaaagatgacattaaGTTGGATTTGggtattgatattaattacaTGTTGGCATGGCGATCAAAGGAGAAGGCATTAGAATCTATCATGGGGCAACCAGCTGCGTCTTACGGGAAGCTACCAGGATACTTGTATACGTTGGATAAGACGTATCCTGGTTCACATATACGAATGCAGAAAACACCTAATGAcgaatttttgtatgtttttataGCGCTGGATGCTTTTATAAAGGGATTTGATCATTGCAGGCCAATTGTTATTGTAGACGCCAGCCACCTCAAATCAGCATACACTGGTGCATTCGTATCAGCCAGCACTATGGATGGAGCAG GGAATATATTACCTTTGACATACGGAGTTATAGATTCGGAAAATGATGCTTCTTGGACATGGTTCTTTGAACAATTCAAATAA